The Sphingomonas sp. HF-S4 sequence ACCGAGGAACTCGCCGCCTGGGACCGCGCCAATCCCAACGCGCCCTCGGCGCCCTTCGCGGTCAATCAGATCGTCCACCGCTCGAACGACCGGCTCGAAGCGGATCTCCACACCTGCGCCAAGTGGAAGGTGCCGATCGTCATCACTTCCTTGGGTGCACGCCCCGAGCTCAACGACGCGGTGCACAGCTGGGGCGGGATCACCCTCCACGACGTCATCGATGATCGCTTCGCGCACAAGGCCATCGAAAAGGGCGCCGACGGGCTGATCCTCGTCGCCACCGGCGCGGGCGGCCATGCCGGCGTGCTAAACCCCTTCGCCTTCGTCCAGGAAGTCCGCGACTGGTTCGAAGGGCCGCTGATCCTGTCGGGCGCGATCGCCACCGGCCGCGCGGTGCTCGCCGCGCAGGTGCTCGGTGCCGACCTGGCCTATATCGGCTCGCCCTTCATCGCGACCGACGAGGCGAATGCGGTCGACGCCTACAAGCAGGGCATTGTCGAGGGGCGCGCGTCGGATATCGTCTATTCGAACCTGTTCACCGGCGTCCACGGCAACTATCTCCGCAGTTCGATCGTCGCCGCCGGGCTCGACCCCGACAAGCTGCCAGAGAGCGATCCCAGCGCAATGAATTTCGGCGGCGCCAAGGCCTGGAAGGAAATCTGGGGGTCGGGTCAGGGTATCGGTGCCGTGACCGCCGTCGAGCCTGCCGTGGTCAAGATCGAGCGGCTCGCGCGCGAATACGCCGCAGCCAAGGCCCTGCTGAACTAGCGTTCGACCCGATGGCACGAGGAAGCGGATTGCCCCGCATCCTCGAGCGCCCGCCGCC is a genomic window containing:
- a CDS encoding NAD(P)H-dependent flavin oxidoreductase — protein: MALPPLFDRLRLPVIGSPLFIISVPDLVIAQCKAGIVGSFPALNARPQSLLDEWLHRITEELAAWDRANPNAPSAPFAVNQIVHRSNDRLEADLHTCAKWKVPIVITSLGARPELNDAVHSWGGITLHDVIDDRFAHKAIEKGADGLILVATGAGGHAGVLNPFAFVQEVRDWFEGPLILSGAIATGRAVLAAQVLGADLAYIGSPFIATDEANAVDAYKQGIVEGRASDIVYSNLFTGVHGNYLRSSIVAAGLDPDKLPESDPSAMNFGGAKAWKEIWGSGQGIGAVTAVEPAVVKIERLAREYAAAKALLN